From Pseudomonas hefeiensis, one genomic window encodes:
- a CDS encoding AbrB/MazE/SpoVT family DNA-binding domain-containing protein, translating into MKYYFSGKGNTSKENIVSTTMTSKGQVTIPKPIRDALHLIPGCAIEFSVNAQGEVVLHAGKPQAAKKTVHDRFEAARGKADIKWRTDELMALLRGEDS; encoded by the coding sequence ATGAAGTATTACTTTTCTGGCAAAGGTAATACTTCAAAGGAGAACATTGTGTCGACAACGATGACGAGTAAGGGGCAGGTCACCATCCCTAAGCCAATTCGCGATGCACTGCATTTGATTCCGGGTTGTGCAATCGAGTTTAGTGTCAACGCGCAGGGTGAGGTGGTGCTCCATGCCGGTAAACCCCAAGCAGCGAAGAAAACAGTCCATGATCGCTTCGAAGCCGCCCGTGGTAAGGCGGATATCAAATGGCGCACGGATGAGTTGATGGCGCTCTTGCGTGGTGAAGATTCATGA
- a CDS encoding type II toxin-antitoxin system VapC family toxin, which produces MILVDTNVLIDVLENEPVWADWSIQQLRAQSQAHDLVINPIIYAELSQTFSTFEALDEVVTELGLLMQEVPRPALFLAGKAFVRYRKVGGGKNNVLADFFIGAHAAVNGLPLLTRDAKRYRSYFPSVALVVPS; this is translated from the coding sequence ATGATACTGGTCGACACCAACGTTTTGATTGATGTCCTGGAAAACGAACCCGTTTGGGCTGATTGGTCTATCCAGCAACTGCGTGCCCAATCTCAAGCCCATGACCTTGTCATCAACCCGATTATCTATGCCGAACTGTCTCAGACTTTCTCCACCTTTGAAGCGTTGGATGAGGTTGTTACTGAGCTCGGGCTGCTGATGCAGGAAGTACCTCGACCGGCATTGTTCCTCGCAGGGAAGGCTTTTGTGCGTTACCGGAAGGTAGGGGGCGGAAAAAATAACGTGCTGGCCGATTTTTTTATCGGTGCCCATGCGGCTGTGAATGGCCTGCCTTTGCTCACTCGTGATGCCAAACGCTACCGAAGTTATTTTCCCTCAGTGGCGTTGGTAGTGCCGTCATGA
- a CDS encoding glucan biosynthesis protein D: MHRRNLLKASMAFAAYTGLSASGLMAARAWAADRTADGEARPFDFNGLKEQARELAKSRYVDTKQVLPPTLAMMSPLQFNAIRYDANHSLWNELDGQLDVQFFHVGMGFKQPVRMYSVNAKTRMAREVHFRPELFNYEKTTVNTSQLTGDLGFSGFRVFKAPELDRHDIVSFLGASYFRAVDNTGQYGLSARGLAIDTYAKKREEFPDFTKFWFEIPDKNSTRFVVYALLDSPSATGAYRFDIDCQPTRVVMEIDAHINARTAIEQLGIAPMTSMFSCGTVERRMCDTIHPQIHDSDRLAMWRGNGEWICRPLNNPATLQFNAFADKNPKGFGLVQTDHNFASYQDTVDWYSKRPSLWVEPTTAWGEGSVDLLEIPTTGETLDNIVAFWTPKKPVAAGESLNYGYKLYWSALPPVSTELAQVNATRSGMGGFIEGWAPGEHYPTVWARRFAVDFNGGGLDQLPPGTGIEPVVTCSHGEVKDFNVLVLDAIKGYRITFDWYPTDDRVDPVEMRLFLRTKDRTLSETWLYQYFPPAPDKRKYP, encoded by the coding sequence ATGCACCGCAGGAATCTGCTCAAGGCTTCCATGGCTTTCGCGGCCTACACCGGGCTTTCGGCCTCAGGGCTCATGGCCGCGCGTGCCTGGGCTGCTGACCGGACCGCCGACGGCGAGGCCCGTCCTTTCGATTTCAACGGGTTGAAAGAACAGGCCCGGGAACTGGCCAAGAGCCGTTACGTCGACACCAAGCAAGTCTTGCCGCCGACACTGGCGATGATGTCCCCCTTGCAATTCAACGCCATTCGCTACGACGCCAATCACTCGCTGTGGAATGAGCTGGACGGTCAGTTGGACGTGCAGTTTTTCCACGTCGGCATGGGCTTCAAACAACCGGTGCGCATGTACAGCGTCAACGCCAAGACCCGCATGGCCCGTGAAGTACACTTCCGTCCGGAGCTGTTCAACTATGAAAAAACCACGGTCAACACTTCGCAACTGACCGGTGATCTGGGCTTCTCAGGGTTTCGGGTGTTCAAGGCGCCGGAGCTGGACCGGCACGACATCGTTTCGTTTCTGGGGGCCAGTTATTTCCGCGCCGTGGACAACACCGGCCAGTACGGATTGTCAGCCCGGGGCCTGGCCATCGACACTTACGCCAAGAAGCGTGAGGAGTTTCCGGACTTCACCAAGTTCTGGTTCGAAATCCCGGACAAAAACAGCACCCGTTTCGTGGTCTACGCCCTGCTCGACTCGCCCAGCGCCACCGGTGCCTATCGTTTTGACATCGATTGCCAGCCCACCCGCGTCGTGATGGAGATCGATGCCCACATCAATGCCCGTACCGCCATCGAGCAACTGGGCATCGCGCCGATGACCAGCATGTTCAGCTGCGGCACCGTTGAACGGCGCATGTGCGACACCATCCACCCGCAAATTCACGATTCCGACCGGCTGGCGATGTGGCGCGGCAATGGCGAGTGGATTTGTCGTCCGCTGAACAACCCCGCCACCCTGCAGTTCAACGCCTTCGCCGACAAGAACCCGAAAGGCTTCGGCCTGGTGCAGACCGACCACAACTTCGCCAGCTACCAGGACACCGTGGACTGGTACAGCAAACGCCCGAGCCTGTGGGTCGAACCGACAACGGCCTGGGGCGAAGGCTCGGTCGATCTGCTGGAGATTCCTACCACCGGTGAAACGCTGGACAACATCGTCGCATTCTGGACGCCGAAAAAGCCGGTCGCCGCCGGTGAATCGCTCAACTATGGCTACAAGCTCTACTGGAGCGCCCTGCCACCGGTGAGCACCGAGCTGGCTCAAGTCAACGCGACCCGTTCAGGCATGGGCGGTTTCATCGAAGGCTGGGCCCCGGGAGAACACTACCCAACCGTCTGGGCCCGGCGCTTTGCCGTGGATTTCAACGGCGGCGGCCTCGACCAGCTCCCCCCTGGCACCGGCATCGAACCGGTGGTGACCTGCTCCCACGGCGAAGTGAAGGACTTCAACGTGCTGGTGCTCGACGCGATCAAGGGTTACCGCATCACCTTCGACTGGTACCCGACTGACGACCGCGTGGACCCGGTGGAGATGCGCCTGTTCCTGCGCACCAAGGACCGGACCTTGAGCGAGACCTGGCTGTACCAGTACTTCCCGCCGGCGCCGGATAAGCGTAAGTATCCCTAA
- a CDS encoding NADH:flavin oxidoreductase/NADH oxidase, producing MSLLLEPYTLRQLTLPNRIAVSPMCQYSSADGLANDWHLVHLGSRAVGGAGLVFTEATAVTADGRITDQDLGLWNDEQIGPLQRITRFITAQGAVPGIQLAHAGRKASTWRPWLGKHGSVKPEEGGWVPVGPSPIAFDPQHTQPVQLDEGQIAGVIQAFVEAAKRSLTAGFKVVEVHAAHGYLLHQFLSPLSNQRRDQYGGSFENRIRLVLQVTEAVRAVWPEELPVFVRVSATDWVEDGWNPDETVELARRFRALGVDLIDVSSGGTAVNAEIPTGPGYQTRFAERVRKESEIATGTVGMITEPAQAEHILRTCQADIIFLARELLRDPYWALHADDDLGGRKATWPAQYQRATHREQPIHESDLRD from the coding sequence ATGAGTCTGCTGCTGGAACCCTATACCCTTCGCCAATTGACCCTGCCCAATCGCATCGCAGTGTCGCCGATGTGCCAGTATTCGAGCGCCGACGGCCTGGCCAATGACTGGCACCTGGTACACCTCGGTAGCCGCGCCGTGGGCGGCGCCGGCCTGGTGTTCACCGAAGCCACTGCGGTCACTGCCGACGGCCGCATCACCGACCAGGACTTGGGGTTGTGGAACGATGAACAGATCGGCCCCCTGCAACGCATCACCCGCTTTATCACCGCCCAAGGGGCCGTGCCGGGTATACAGCTGGCCCACGCCGGACGCAAGGCCAGCACCTGGCGACCCTGGCTCGGAAAGCATGGCAGCGTAAAACCGGAGGAGGGTGGCTGGGTTCCGGTCGGTCCGTCGCCGATTGCCTTCGATCCGCAGCACACCCAGCCGGTCCAACTGGACGAAGGGCAGATTGCCGGTGTCATCCAGGCGTTCGTGGAGGCGGCCAAACGTAGCCTGACGGCCGGATTCAAAGTCGTGGAAGTTCACGCAGCCCACGGCTATCTGCTGCATCAATTCCTGTCTCCTTTGAGCAATCAGCGGCGCGACCAATACGGCGGTTCGTTCGAGAACCGCATCCGACTGGTGCTGCAAGTGACCGAAGCGGTCAGGGCCGTATGGCCTGAGGAGTTGCCGGTGTTCGTGCGTGTATCGGCCACTGACTGGGTCGAGGATGGCTGGAACCCGGATGAAACCGTGGAGCTGGCGCGGCGATTCAGGGCGCTGGGGGTGGACCTGATCGATGTGTCATCGGGCGGCACCGCCGTGAATGCGGAAATTCCCACCGGTCCTGGGTATCAGACGCGCTTTGCTGAACGGGTGCGCAAGGAGTCGGAAATCGCCACCGGCACTGTCGGCATGATTACCGAACCGGCCCAGGCTGAGCACATCTTGCGGACCTGTCAGGCCGACATCATTTTCCTGGCCCGCGAACTGTTGCGCGACCCGTACTGGGCGTTGCATGCCGATGATGACCTGGGGGGACGCAAAGCCACGTGGCCGGCGCAGTACCAGCGGGCCACGCATCGGGAGCAGCCGATTCATGAGTCGGATTTGCGCGATTAA
- a CDS encoding YaeQ family protein, with protein sequence MAQPSTTYKFELNLTDLDRSVYESVKQTIARHPSETEERMTVRLLAYAFWYNELLAFGRGLSDVDEPALWEKSLDDRVLHWIEVGQPDADRLTWCSRRTERTSLLAYGSLRVWEGKVIPAVKNLKNVNIASVPQEVLETLAKDMPRVIKWDVMISEGTIFVTDDRGQHEVQLQWLLGERG encoded by the coding sequence ATGGCCCAGCCGTCCACGACCTATAAGTTTGAACTGAACCTCACCGACCTCGACCGCAGTGTGTACGAGAGCGTGAAGCAGACCATCGCCCGTCATCCTTCGGAAACCGAGGAGCGTATGACGGTGCGCCTGCTGGCCTACGCGTTTTGGTACAACGAACTGCTGGCGTTTGGCCGAGGTCTGTCGGATGTCGATGAACCTGCGCTGTGGGAAAAAAGCCTGGACGACCGTGTGTTGCACTGGATTGAAGTCGGTCAGCCCGATGCCGACCGCCTGACCTGGTGCTCGCGCCGTACCGAACGCACCAGCCTGCTGGCCTATGGCAGCCTGCGGGTCTGGGAAGGCAAGGTGATCCCGGCGGTAAAAAACCTCAAGAACGTTAACATCGCCTCCGTGCCCCAGGAAGTGCTGGAGACGCTCGCTAAGGACATGCCCCGCGTGATCAAGTGGGATGTGATGATCAGCGAGGGAACGATTTTCGTGACTGATGACCGTGGCCAGCACGAAGTCCAGTTGCAATGGTTGCTGGGTGAGCGCGGTTGA
- the recJ gene encoding single-stranded-DNA-specific exonuclease RecJ — MRIEPRQLPDTLPFLGDLPPLLTRLYAARGVQSEAELDKSLARLIPYQQLKGIDAAVDLLVVALEQRQRILIVGDFDADGATASTVGMLGLRLLGAAHVDYLVPNRFEYGYGLTPEIVEVALTREPQLLITVDNGISSVEGVAAAKAAGLKVLVTDHHLPGLELPAADAIVNPNQPGCEFPSKALAGVGVIFYVLMALRARLRSLGRYASSPQPNIGELLDLVALGSVADVVPLDANNRILVHQGLERIRAGRARPGIKAILEVARRDHSRITSTDLGFILGPRLNAAGRLDDMSLGIECLLTDDPALAREMAAQLDGMNQDRKSIEQGMQREALAQLKDLPVESMPFGLCLFDPQWHQGVIGILASRMKERYFRPTIAFADAGDGLLKGSGRSVPGFHIRDALSVVAAQHPTLISKYGGHAMAAGLTLAQENFPLFAEAFDAEVRRQLREEDLTGRLLSDGTLAVEEFHLELARALRHAGPWGQHFPEPMFHGVFQLVEQRVVGERHLKVVLKSECGSVKLDGIAFGVDRDIWPNPTVRWVELAYKLDLNEFRGQETVQLMIAHIEPR, encoded by the coding sequence ATGCGCATAGAACCTCGCCAGCTACCCGACACCCTGCCATTCCTCGGTGACCTGCCGCCCCTGCTGACGCGCCTGTATGCGGCCCGTGGCGTGCAGTCCGAGGCAGAACTGGACAAGAGCCTGGCGCGCTTGATTCCTTATCAGCAACTCAAGGGCATCGACGCGGCGGTGGATCTGTTGGTGGTGGCGCTGGAGCAGCGCCAGCGCATCCTGATCGTTGGCGACTTTGATGCCGATGGCGCGACGGCCAGCACGGTGGGCATGTTGGGGCTGCGCTTGCTCGGTGCGGCCCATGTCGACTATCTGGTGCCCAATCGCTTCGAGTACGGCTACGGACTGACCCCGGAAATTGTCGAGGTCGCCCTGACCCGTGAGCCGCAGTTGCTGATCACCGTGGACAACGGTATTTCCAGCGTCGAAGGTGTGGCGGCGGCAAAAGCGGCGGGGCTCAAGGTACTGGTTACCGACCACCATTTACCGGGCCTTGAACTGCCGGCGGCCGACGCTATCGTCAACCCGAACCAGCCGGGCTGTGAATTCCCGAGCAAGGCATTGGCCGGTGTCGGCGTGATTTTTTATGTGTTGATGGCGTTGCGGGCGCGTCTGCGCAGCCTGGGCCGTTACGCCAGCAGCCCCCAGCCAAACATCGGCGAACTGCTGGACCTGGTGGCACTGGGCAGCGTGGCGGATGTGGTGCCCCTGGACGCCAACAACCGGATCCTGGTGCACCAGGGCCTGGAACGCATTCGTGCAGGGCGCGCCCGCCCCGGCATCAAGGCCATCCTGGAAGTGGCCAGGCGCGATCATTCCCGTATCACCTCCACGGACCTCGGGTTTATCCTCGGCCCGCGTCTGAACGCCGCCGGGCGTCTGGACGACATGAGCCTGGGCATCGAATGCCTGCTCACTGACGATCCGGCCTTGGCGCGGGAGATGGCGGCGCAACTGGACGGCATGAACCAGGATCGCAAATCCATCGAACAGGGCATGCAGCGTGAAGCGCTGGCCCAGCTCAAGGACTTGCCGGTGGAATCGATGCCGTTCGGGTTATGCCTGTTCGATCCACAGTGGCACCAGGGCGTCATCGGTATCCTCGCCTCGCGGATGAAAGAGCGCTATTTTCGTCCGACCATTGCTTTTGCCGATGCCGGTGACGGCCTGCTCAAGGGCTCGGGGCGCTCGGTGCCGGGGTTTCATATTCGCGATGCCCTAAGTGTAGTGGCGGCGCAACATCCAACCCTGATCAGCAAGTATGGCGGCCACGCCATGGCGGCGGGGCTGACGTTGGCGCAAGAGAATTTTCCATTGTTCGCCGAGGCGTTCGACGCTGAAGTGCGCCGGCAATTGCGTGAAGAAGACCTGACCGGGCGCCTGTTGTCGGACGGCACCCTGGCGGTGGAGGAGTTTCACCTGGAGCTGGCCCGGGCGCTGCGTCACGCCGGGCCCTGGGGCCAGCATTTCCCGGAGCCGATGTTTCACGGCGTGTTCCAGTTGGTCGAACAGCGCGTGGTGGGCGAACGGCACCTCAAGGTCGTCCTCAAGAGCGAATGCGGTTCGGTGAAGCTTGACGGCATTGCCTTTGGCGTCGATCGCGATATTTGGCCAAACCCCACCGTGCGCTGGGTCGAACTGGCCTACAAACTTGACCTCAACGAGTTTCGCGGCCAGGAAACGGTGCAGTTGATGATTGCCCATATCGAACCGCGCTAG
- a CDS encoding DUF3509 domain-containing protein — MESISLLLGEALSPYQVTLTPSGAKGECLVTLKNASGAIMVERMFNQAQLTDKRQLTDVVDGLHRDVLIAEGRLEPCVIAALRNLARDKVMVIPN, encoded by the coding sequence ATGGAAAGTATCAGCCTATTGCTGGGTGAGGCTTTGAGCCCGTATCAGGTCACGCTGACTCCCTCTGGCGCCAAGGGCGAATGCCTGGTCACGCTGAAGAATGCCTCTGGGGCGATCATGGTCGAAAGGATGTTCAACCAGGCTCAGTTGACCGACAAGCGTCAGCTGACGGATGTGGTCGATGGACTGCATCGCGATGTACTGATTGCCGAGGGTCGCCTTGAGCCCTGTGTGATAGCGGCGCTGCGTAATCTGGCGCGTGACAAGGTCATGGTTATCCCGAATTGA
- a CDS encoding CaiB/BaiF CoA transferase family protein → MSLTAKPLAGVKVIELGTLIAGPFASRICGEFGAEVIKVESPDGGDPLRKWRKLYEGTSLWWFVQARNKKSLTLNLKHPDGLAILKKLIGEADILIENFRPGVLEKLGLGWDVLHALNPKLVMVRLSGFGQTGPMKDQPGFGAVGESMGGLRYITGFEDRPPVRTGISIGDSIAALWGVIGALMALRHREVNGGTGQVVDVALYEAIFAMMESMVPEFDVFGFIRERTGNIMPGITPSSIHTSADGKHVQIGANGDAIFKRFMQVIGRDDLANDPQLASNDGRDSRRDELYGVIDRWVNSFPLDTVIEQLNQAGVPASRIFSAEDMFSDPQFLAREMFLQAKLPDGKAFKMPGIVPKLSDTPGTSEWVGPALGEHNAQVLGELGYDAQQIAQLRTDGAI, encoded by the coding sequence ATGTCGCTTACTGCCAAACCCCTTGCGGGCGTCAAAGTCATCGAACTCGGCACCTTGATCGCCGGGCCTTTCGCCTCACGGATCTGCGGTGAATTCGGGGCTGAGGTGATCAAGGTCGAATCGCCCGATGGCGGTGACCCGTTACGTAAATGGCGCAAGCTGTATGAAGGTACGTCCCTGTGGTGGTTCGTCCAGGCGCGTAACAAGAAATCCCTGACCCTGAACCTCAAGCACCCCGACGGTCTGGCGATTCTGAAAAAGCTGATTGGCGAAGCCGACATCCTGATCGAGAATTTTCGCCCCGGCGTGTTGGAAAAACTCGGCCTGGGCTGGGATGTGTTGCATGCGCTGAACCCGAAACTGGTCATGGTGCGGCTCTCGGGCTTCGGTCAGACCGGACCGATGAAAGATCAGCCAGGGTTTGGCGCAGTGGGCGAGTCCATGGGCGGCCTGCGTTACATCACCGGGTTCGAAGACCGGCCACCGGTGCGCACCGGCATATCCATCGGTGATTCGATTGCCGCCCTCTGGGGTGTGATTGGCGCACTGATGGCGCTGCGTCATCGCGAGGTCAACGGCGGAACCGGGCAAGTGGTAGACGTGGCGCTGTATGAAGCGATCTTCGCCATGATGGAAAGCATGGTGCCGGAGTTCGACGTGTTCGGTTTCATCCGCGAGCGCACCGGCAACATCATGCCGGGTATCACCCCATCGTCCATCCACACCAGTGCCGACGGCAAGCACGTGCAAATTGGTGCCAACGGCGACGCGATCTTCAAGCGCTTCATGCAGGTCATCGGCCGTGACGACCTGGCCAATGACCCGCAACTGGCCAGCAATGATGGTCGCGACAGCCGCCGCGATGAGCTGTACGGGGTCATTGATCGCTGGGTCAATTCATTCCCGCTCGATACCGTTATCGAGCAGTTGAACCAGGCGGGAGTGCCGGCCAGCCGGATTTTCAGCGCCGAAGATATGTTCAGCGACCCGCAGTTCCTGGCCCGGGAAATGTTTCTGCAGGCCAAGCTGCCGGACGGTAAGGCGTTCAAGATGCCGGGGATTGTACCGAAACTTTCCGACACCCCGGGCACGTCCGAATGGGTCGGGCCGGCGCTGGGTGAGCACAATGCCCAAGTGCTCGGTGAGCTTGGCTACGATGCGCAGCAGATCGCCCAACTGCGCACCGACGGCGCCATTTGA